A stretch of Phragmites australis chromosome 12, lpPhrAust1.1, whole genome shotgun sequence DNA encodes these proteins:
- the LOC133886663 gene encoding protein ROOT HAIR DEFECTIVE 3 homolog 2-like isoform X2 translates to MAVGGGECHATLAVGADGQMDAAAMERFAAAAGLPGRGLSYTVVSILGPQGSGKSTLLNHLFGTDFREMDALKGRNQTTKGIWIAKAVGIEPFTVVLDLEGTDGRERGQDDTTFEKQSALFALAVSDIVMINLWCHDIGRDHAANRPLLKTVFQVLTRLFSPRKTTLLLVIRDKTKTPLEYLRQALKEDIQKIWDSVQKPEVYKEAALSEFFNVEVTALSSYEEKEELFKEQVGQLRQRFYHSIAPGGLAADRRGVVPASGFCLSALQIWKVIRENKDLNLPAHKVMVATVRCEEAANEKLKHFMSDKGWLELEAAVKSGPVPSFGTKLSAILDFYLSEYDMETMYFDEGVRTAKRQHLESSMLNHTYPALETLIEHLHLVVLNKFKSDLEQSLRSRYGFAASVRQCAQALMAEFDAELRDATVNHVEWDASNARNKLEHHIQAHVASIRNTKLAELKANYEKKLSDALARPIQSILETGERDSWESIRRLYRRETENAALAFSASLSEFELDQTTSNKMVSDLKEHARSVVEMKAREAAGNVLMHMKERFSTVLNRDADSMPRTWTADEDIRAITREARLAALRLLSVMAAIRLDDKPDKIDRALITALLEGGPLSQKRTVEFTYDPFALSTWEEVSPKDTLITPVQCKSIWRQFNAETEYAVAQAISMKEAHRRSKNWLPPAWTILLLAMLGFNEFMFLLRNPLYLLGLFVASILCYAVWLQYDISAYFRHGTLSALLTILSRLLSTIMDIVTAIVNMSHSQKHSRHPSRRSPPLHTQSFRNQTQGQAQVQYMSLGSPSSSSSSVDSNSGDES, encoded by the exons ATGGCGGTGGGCGGCGGGGAGTGCCACGCGACGCTGGCGGTGGGCGCGGACGGCCAGATGGACGCGGCCGCGATGGAGcggttcgccgccgccgcggggctCCCGGGGCGGGGCCTCTCCTACACCGTCGTCTCCATCCTCGGGCCGCAGGGCAGCG GGAAAAGCACCTTGCTCAACCATCTCTTCGGCACAGACTTCAGGGAAATGGATGCCTTGAAAGGAAG GAACCAGACCACCAAGGGCATTTGGATTGCCAAGGCTGTTGGCATCGAGCCGTTCACTGTAGTGCTGGATCTGGAGGGGACGGACGGGAGGGAAAGAGGGCAG GATGATACTACTTTTGAAAAGCAGAGTGCTCTTTTTGCTCTTGCAGTTTCAGATATTGTTATGATAAATCT GTGGTGCCATGACATAGGACGAGATCATGCTGCTAACAGGCCTCTTTTAAAAACAGTATTTCAG GTGTTGACGCGTTTATTCAGCCCTCGCAAAACAACTCTGCTACTAGTTATTCGTGACAAAACAAAG ACTCCACTAGAGTATCTAAGGCAAGCTCTGAAGGAGGATATCCAGAAG ATATGGGACTCTGTTCAGAAACCAGAAGTCTACAAGGAAGCAGCGCTCAGTGAATTCTTCAAT GTGGAGGTCACTGCTCTGTCGAGTTATGAAGAGAAAGAGGAACTATTTAAGGAGCAG GTTGGACAACTTAGGCAGAGGTTTTATCACTCAATTGCTCCAGGCGGTCTTGCTGCCGATAGAAGAGGTGTGGTACCTGCTTCAGGTTTCTGTCTTAGTGCACTGCAGATTTGGAAAGTAATACGAGAAAATAAGGACCTGAACCTTCCTGCTCACAAG GTCATGGTTGCTACTGTTCGATGTGAAGAGGCTGCAAATGAAAAGCTCAAACATTTTATGTCTGATAAG GGTTGGTTGGAGCTAGAAGCAGCTGTAAAATCTGGTCCAGTACCTAGCTTCGGCACGAAGCTCAGTGCCATTCTCGATTTTTATCTATCAGA GTATGACATGGAAACCATGTACTTTGATGAAGGTGTAAGAACTGCTAAGCGCCAACATTTAGAATCTTCAATGCTAAAT CACACATATCCCGCTCTCGAGACACTGATAGAACACCTGCATCTTGTGGTCCTCAACAAATTCAAAAGTGATCTGGAACAATCATTAAGGAGCAGATATGGATTTGCAGCATCAGTTCGTCAGTGTGCTCAGGCTTTAATGGCAGAATTCGATGCTGAACTGAGAG ATGCAACAGTTAATCATGTGGAGTGGGATGCTTCAAATGCTAGGAACAAACTGGAACATCATATACAAGCTCATGTAGCATCTATTAGGAACACAAAGTTGGCTGAACTAAAAGCTAATTATGAG AAGAAGCTGTCAGATGCACTTGCTAGGCCTATACAATCAATACTGGAAACTGGCGAGAGAGACTCATGGGAATCTATTAGGAGACTATATAGGCGTGAGACTGAAAATGCTGCTCTTGCATTCTCAGCTTCCCTTTCTGAGTTTGAGCTAGACCAGACAACTTCCAATAAGATGGTCTCAGACTTGAAGGAACATGCAAGAAGTGTAGTGGAAATGAAAGCTAGAGAAGCAGCTGGAAATGTTCTGATGCATATGAAAGAAAG GTTTTCCACTGTGTTGAACCGCGATGCGGATTCGATGCCAAGGACATGGACAGCAGATGAAGACATCCGTGCAATCACTAGAGAAGCACGTTTAGCG GCTTTAAGACTTCTGTCCGTAATGGCAGCTATACGGTTGGATGATAAACCAGACAAAATAGATCGAGCTCTGATTACTGCTCTTTTAGAAGGGGGACCCCTTTCCCAGAAGAGGACTGTCGAATTTACTTACGATCCATTTGCTTTAAGCACGTGGGAAGAG GTGTCACCAAAGGATACGCTGATTACACCAGTGCAGTGTAAATCCATCTGGAGGCAATTCAATGCAGAGACAGAATATGCTGTTGCACAAGCAATATCTatgaag GAAGCACATAGGCGTAGCAAGAACTGGTTGCCACCCGCATGGACTATTCTGCTTCTTGCAATGCTAGGTTTCAATGAGTTTATGTTCCTTCTTAG GAACCCTTTATACCTTCTAGGGCTCTTTGTTGCCTCCATACTATGCTACGCCGTATGGTTGCAATATGATATCAGTGCTTATTTTCGTCATGGCACG TTGTCTGCTCTCCTCACTATTTTATCAAGACTGTTATCTACCATCATGGACATCGTGACTGCTATCGTCAACATGAGCCACAGCCAGAAGCATTCCCGGCACCCGTCTCGCCGCTCCCCACCGCTCCATACTCAAAGCTTCAGGAACCAGACGCAGGGACAGGCTCAAGTGCAGTACATGTCTCTTGGCTCGCCAtcatcgtcctcctcttccGTGGACTCAAACAGTGGTGATGAATCTTGA
- the LOC133886663 gene encoding protein ROOT HAIR DEFECTIVE 3 homolog 2-like isoform X1 yields MAVGGGECHATLAVGADGQMDAAAMERFAAAAGLPGRGLSYTVVSILGPQGSGKSTLLNHLFGTDFREMDALKGRNQTTKGIWIAKAVGIEPFTVVLDLEGTDGRERGQDDTTFEKQSALFALAVSDIVMINLWCHDIGRDHAANRPLLKTVFQVLTRLFSPRKTTLLLVIRDKTKTPLEYLRQALKEDIQKIWDSVQKPEVYKEAALSEFFNVEVTALSSYEEKEELFKEQVGQLRQRFYHSIAPGGLAADRRGVVPASGFCLSALQIWKVIRENKDLNLPAHKVMVATVRCEEAANEKLKHFMSDKGWLELEAAVKSGPVPSFGTKLSAILDFYLSEYDMETMYFDEGVRTAKRQHLESSMLNHTYPALETLIEHLHLVVLNKFKSDLEQSLRSRYGFAASVRQCAQALMAEFDAELRADATVNHVEWDASNARNKLEHHIQAHVASIRNTKLAELKANYEKKLSDALARPIQSILETGERDSWESIRRLYRRETENAALAFSASLSEFELDQTTSNKMVSDLKEHARSVVEMKAREAAGNVLMHMKERFSTVLNRDADSMPRTWTADEDIRAITREARLAALRLLSVMAAIRLDDKPDKIDRALITALLEGGPLSQKRTVEFTYDPFALSTWEEVSPKDTLITPVQCKSIWRQFNAETEYAVAQAISMKEAHRRSKNWLPPAWTILLLAMLGFNEFMFLLRNPLYLLGLFVASILCYAVWLQYDISAYFRHGTLSALLTILSRLLSTIMDIVTAIVNMSHSQKHSRHPSRRSPPLHTQSFRNQTQGQAQVQYMSLGSPSSSSSSVDSNSGDES; encoded by the exons ATGGCGGTGGGCGGCGGGGAGTGCCACGCGACGCTGGCGGTGGGCGCGGACGGCCAGATGGACGCGGCCGCGATGGAGcggttcgccgccgccgcggggctCCCGGGGCGGGGCCTCTCCTACACCGTCGTCTCCATCCTCGGGCCGCAGGGCAGCG GGAAAAGCACCTTGCTCAACCATCTCTTCGGCACAGACTTCAGGGAAATGGATGCCTTGAAAGGAAG GAACCAGACCACCAAGGGCATTTGGATTGCCAAGGCTGTTGGCATCGAGCCGTTCACTGTAGTGCTGGATCTGGAGGGGACGGACGGGAGGGAAAGAGGGCAG GATGATACTACTTTTGAAAAGCAGAGTGCTCTTTTTGCTCTTGCAGTTTCAGATATTGTTATGATAAATCT GTGGTGCCATGACATAGGACGAGATCATGCTGCTAACAGGCCTCTTTTAAAAACAGTATTTCAG GTGTTGACGCGTTTATTCAGCCCTCGCAAAACAACTCTGCTACTAGTTATTCGTGACAAAACAAAG ACTCCACTAGAGTATCTAAGGCAAGCTCTGAAGGAGGATATCCAGAAG ATATGGGACTCTGTTCAGAAACCAGAAGTCTACAAGGAAGCAGCGCTCAGTGAATTCTTCAAT GTGGAGGTCACTGCTCTGTCGAGTTATGAAGAGAAAGAGGAACTATTTAAGGAGCAG GTTGGACAACTTAGGCAGAGGTTTTATCACTCAATTGCTCCAGGCGGTCTTGCTGCCGATAGAAGAGGTGTGGTACCTGCTTCAGGTTTCTGTCTTAGTGCACTGCAGATTTGGAAAGTAATACGAGAAAATAAGGACCTGAACCTTCCTGCTCACAAG GTCATGGTTGCTACTGTTCGATGTGAAGAGGCTGCAAATGAAAAGCTCAAACATTTTATGTCTGATAAG GGTTGGTTGGAGCTAGAAGCAGCTGTAAAATCTGGTCCAGTACCTAGCTTCGGCACGAAGCTCAGTGCCATTCTCGATTTTTATCTATCAGA GTATGACATGGAAACCATGTACTTTGATGAAGGTGTAAGAACTGCTAAGCGCCAACATTTAGAATCTTCAATGCTAAAT CACACATATCCCGCTCTCGAGACACTGATAGAACACCTGCATCTTGTGGTCCTCAACAAATTCAAAAGTGATCTGGAACAATCATTAAGGAGCAGATATGGATTTGCAGCATCAGTTCGTCAGTGTGCTCAGGCTTTAATGGCAGAATTCGATGCTGAACTGAGAG CAGATGCAACAGTTAATCATGTGGAGTGGGATGCTTCAAATGCTAGGAACAAACTGGAACATCATATACAAGCTCATGTAGCATCTATTAGGAACACAAAGTTGGCTGAACTAAAAGCTAATTATGAG AAGAAGCTGTCAGATGCACTTGCTAGGCCTATACAATCAATACTGGAAACTGGCGAGAGAGACTCATGGGAATCTATTAGGAGACTATATAGGCGTGAGACTGAAAATGCTGCTCTTGCATTCTCAGCTTCCCTTTCTGAGTTTGAGCTAGACCAGACAACTTCCAATAAGATGGTCTCAGACTTGAAGGAACATGCAAGAAGTGTAGTGGAAATGAAAGCTAGAGAAGCAGCTGGAAATGTTCTGATGCATATGAAAGAAAG GTTTTCCACTGTGTTGAACCGCGATGCGGATTCGATGCCAAGGACATGGACAGCAGATGAAGACATCCGTGCAATCACTAGAGAAGCACGTTTAGCG GCTTTAAGACTTCTGTCCGTAATGGCAGCTATACGGTTGGATGATAAACCAGACAAAATAGATCGAGCTCTGATTACTGCTCTTTTAGAAGGGGGACCCCTTTCCCAGAAGAGGACTGTCGAATTTACTTACGATCCATTTGCTTTAAGCACGTGGGAAGAG GTGTCACCAAAGGATACGCTGATTACACCAGTGCAGTGTAAATCCATCTGGAGGCAATTCAATGCAGAGACAGAATATGCTGTTGCACAAGCAATATCTatgaag GAAGCACATAGGCGTAGCAAGAACTGGTTGCCACCCGCATGGACTATTCTGCTTCTTGCAATGCTAGGTTTCAATGAGTTTATGTTCCTTCTTAG GAACCCTTTATACCTTCTAGGGCTCTTTGTTGCCTCCATACTATGCTACGCCGTATGGTTGCAATATGATATCAGTGCTTATTTTCGTCATGGCACG TTGTCTGCTCTCCTCACTATTTTATCAAGACTGTTATCTACCATCATGGACATCGTGACTGCTATCGTCAACATGAGCCACAGCCAGAAGCATTCCCGGCACCCGTCTCGCCGCTCCCCACCGCTCCATACTCAAAGCTTCAGGAACCAGACGCAGGGACAGGCTCAAGTGCAGTACATGTCTCTTGGCTCGCCAtcatcgtcctcctcttccGTGGACTCAAACAGTGGTGATGAATCTTGA
- the LOC133886664 gene encoding antimicrobial peptides-like → MGFGRKGRGGVWWLLLLAAVLLAVAATAAGAEEDGATTVEVGQQHEGGGGSRDADEDNYGNDMCDIKCQHHHDPQRKQQCVDECKSREHHHPSRAFCEMKCQHWVDQNRKEQCVQQCMSYGLQLQVGGSRNAGEDNYGNDMCDIKCQHHHDPQRKQQCVDECKSREHHHPSRAFCEMKCQHWVDQNRKEQCVQQCMSYGLQLQVGGSRDGADEDNCGNDMCDLKCQHWVDPQRRQQCVNECKSREHHHPSRAFCEMKCQHWVDQNRKEQCVQQCMSYGLQLQVGGSRDADEDNYGGRGREGDERLHGWETVAGAILEVV, encoded by the coding sequence ATGGGGTTCGGGCGGAAGGGTCGGGGTGGGGTTTGGTGGCTCCTCCTGCTTGCCGCGGTGCTGCTGGCCGTGGCGGCAacggcggccggcgcggaggaggatggagccacCACGGTGGAGGTCGGGCAGCAACACGAGGGCGGCGGTGGCAGCCGTGACGCCGACGAGGACAACTACGGCAACGACATGTGCGATATCAAATGCCAACACCATCACGACCCGCAGAGGAAGCAGCAGTGCGTGGATGAGTGCAAGAGCCGGGAACATCACCACCCAAGCCGTGCTTTCTGCGAGATGAAGTGCCAGCACTGGGTCGACCAGAATAGGAAAGAGCAGTGCGTGCAACAGTGCATGAGCTACGGCCTCCAGCTCCAGGTGGGCGGCAGCCGCAACGCCGGCGAGGACAACTACGGCAACGATATGTGCGATATCAAGTGCCAACACCACCACGACCCGCAGAGGAAGCAGCAGTGCGTGGATGAGTGCAAGAGCCGGGAACATCATCACCCAAGCCGCGCTTTCTGCGAGATGAAGTGCCAGCACTGGGTCGACCAGAATAGGAAAGAGCAGTGCGTGCAACAGTGCATGAGCTACGGCCTCCAGCTCCAGGTGGGCGGCAGCCGCGACGGCGCCGACGAAGACAACTGCGGCAACGATATGTGCGATCTCAAGTGCCAACACTGGGTCGACCCGCAGAGGAGGCAGCAGTGTGTGAATGAGTGCAAGAGCCGGGAACATCATCACCCAAGCCGCGCTTTCTGCGAGATGAAGTGCCAACACTGGGTCGACCAGAATAGGAAAGAGCAGTGCGTGCAACAGTGCATGAGCTACGGCCTCCAGCTCCAGGTGGGCGGCAGCCGCGACGCCGACGAGGACAACTACGGCGGCCGCGGGCGCGAGGGCGACGAGCGCCTCCACGGCTGGGAGACGGTGGCCGGAGCCATCCTCGAGGTGGTGTGA